GGAGTGGGGCAAGCTGCAGCGCGTGCCCGGCCGGCGCCGGCAGTCGCTCGAGCAGGCGTCGTTCGACGCGTGGATCAAGCTGTACAAGCCGGACGAGTCGACGGTGAACACGACCGTGTCGTACTACCTCAAGGGTGGCCTGGTGGCGCTGTGCCTCGACGCGGCGATCCGCGACGCGACCGGCGGCGCGCGCACGCTCGCGGACGCGGTGCGGCGGTTGTGGGAGCGCTACGGCCGCGCACCGCGCGGCTATGCCGACGCCGACGTCCAGGCCGAGTTCGAGGCCGCGGTCGGCGCGCCGTTGGCCGAGCCGTTCGACCGGTGGATCCGCGGCACGGAGGATCCGGACCTGGCCGCCGCGCTGGCCGCGGCGGGGCTGGAGCTGCGCGCGTCGTTCGACCCGGAGCCGGCGGCCGGCGGCCCGCCGGCGTGGCTCGGCGTCGCGCTCAAGTCGGACGCGGCGGTCACCGCGGTGCTCGACGGCGGACCCGCGGCGGCCGCGGGCGTCGCGGCCGGCGACGAACTCGTCGCGATCGACGGCTATCGCGTCCGGTCGGACGCGGACGTGCGCGCCCGGCTCGCGCCGGCCCGGCCCGGAGACAGGGTGCGGTTGGCGGCGTTCCGGCGCGACCAACTGGTCGACCTCGCGGTCGAACTGGGCGCGGCGCCGCCGAACCGCTTCGAGATCGCGTCGGTCGCCACGCCGACGGAGGCGCAGCGCGAGCGATTCCGCGCGTGGCTCGGCCAGCCGCTGCCCGCGGACGGCGTGCGCGCGGCGGCCACGATCGCCGGCTGGTGCTGATCGCGCCGGACGGGCGTCACGGCGCCAGGCCGACGAGCGCCTCGACGTCTGCGACGGCGGCGAAGCCCTGGCGCGTCGCGCCGCCGGGGACGTACACCACGCCGTCGACCGCGGCCGCGCCCATCCCGTGCCGCGGCGTCGGCGGTGGCGGCAGGGCCGTCCACGCGTCGGCCGCGGGGTCGTACAGCTCCGCGGCCGCGAACACGCCCGACGGCGCGTCCGGGTTGCCCTCGCCGCCGACGACGGCGATGCGCCCGCCGACGGTCGCGGCCGCGCAGCCGCCGCGCGCGGTCGGCAGCGGTGCGCGCGGCGTCCACCCGCCGCCGGGCGCGTAGGCGTCGACCCGGTCGGACACGGCGTCGATCGCGCCGTTGCGGCCGCCGATCGCGTACAGCACGCCGTCGACCGCGGCGCCCACGAGGTGGTCGCGCGGGGCCGGCAGCGGCGGCAGGTCGGTGTCCCACGTGTCCGCGTCCGGATCGTAGGCGGACACGTCGGCGACCGCCTGGCCGCCGCGCAGACCGCCCGCCACGTAGATGCGGCCGTCGACGGCGGCCGTCGCCGCAGCGCCGCGCTCGGTGCCGGCCGGCATCGGCGTCCGCGGCGTCCACGCGTCGGCCGCCGGGTCGTACGCCCACACGTCGCCGATCGCGACGAAGTCGAAGCCGTCGAGGACCATCGCGCCGACCACGTAGACGCGGCCGCCGACCGCGGCGACGTTGGCGTGGTGGACCGGGCGCGGCAGCGGCGCCGCGCGCGACCACGTGTCGGTGGCCGGGTCGTACACCCGCACGGCGTCCGATAGTTGC
This DNA window, taken from Deltaproteobacteria bacterium, encodes the following:
- a CDS encoding kelch repeat-containing protein; its protein translation is MRWERRASLDQPAQEIGVVAAGGRVYALGGFDASLQLSDAVRVYDPATDTWSRAAPLPRPVHHANVAAVGGRVYVVGAMVLDGFDFVAIGDVWAYDPAADAWTPRTPMPAGTERGAAATAAVDGRIYVAGGLRGGQAVADVSAYDPDADTWDTDLPPLPAPRDHLVGAAVDGVLYAIGGRNGAIDAVSDRVDAYAPGGGWTPRAPLPTARGGCAAATVGGRIAVVGGEGNPDAPSGVFAAAELYDPAADAWTALPPPPTPRHGMGAAAVDGVVYVPGGATRQGFAAVADVEALVGLAP